The following is a genomic window from Nocardioides thalensis.
TCGAGGAGGGCGGTCAGCCGCGTGAGCGGGTAGCGGGGGTCCTCCTCGCGCGGCGGCTTGGCCGGCTTGGCGGCGGCCGCCGGGGACTCCGTGGTGGGTGCGGTCATCAGGACACTCCGAACGCGACCGCGACGTTGGCCCCGCCGAAGCCGAACGAGTTGTTCAGCGCGGCGATCTGGCCGAGCGGGAGGTCGCGGACCTTGGTCGCGATGTCCAGCTCGACGGCCGGGTCCTGGTCGTCGAGGTTGATCGTGGGCGGGGAGACACGGTGGTGCAGCGCCAGCACGGTGGCGACCGCCTCCAGCGCGCCGGCGCCGCCGAGCAGATGGCCGGTCATCGACTTCGTGCTGGTGACGACGACCTCGGAGGCGTGGGCGCCCAGGGTCGCGTGCAGCATCAGGCCCTCGGCGACGTCGCCCTGCGGCGTGGAGGTCGCGTGCGCGTTGACGTGGGCGATGTCGGCCGACGACAGCTCGCCCTCCTCGATCGCCCGCTGGATCGCGCGGGTGCCGCCGCGGCCCTCGGGATCGGGCTGTGCGATGTCGTGGGAGTCGGCGGTGATGCCCGCGCCGAGCACCTCGGCGTAGATCCGGGCGCCGCGGGCGCGCGCGTGCTCCTCGGACTCGAGCACGAGGGCGCCCGCACCCTCGCCGAGCACGAAGCCGTCGCGCCCGGTGTCCCACGGCCGGGAGACCGTCGTCGGGTCGCCCTCGTTCTTCGAGAGCGCCATCATGTTGGAGAACGCGGCCATCGGCAGCGGGTGGATCGCCGCCTCGGTGCCGCCGGCGACGACGACGTCAGCGCGGCCCAGACGGATCTGGTCGGCGGCGAGGGCGATCGCCTCGTTGCCCGAGGCGCAGGCCGAGACCGGGGTGTTGACCGCGGCCCGGGCGCCGATCTCGAGCGAGATGGTGGCGGCCGGCGCGTTGGCCATCAGCATCGGGACCGCCAGCGGGGAGACCCGGCGCGGGCCCTTCTCGAGCATGGCGTCGTAGTTGGTCAGGAGGGTCTGGACCCCACCGATACCCGACGCCATGGCGACGCCGACGCGCTCGCCGTCGAGGTCGCCAGCCTGCTGGGGCACGTCGAGGCCGGAGTCGCGCCAGGCCTCGGTCGCGGCCACCAGGGCCAGCTGGGACGAGCGGTCCAGGCGGCGTGCCCGGACCCGCTCGATCACCTCGGTCGGGTCGACCGCCGCCGTACCAGCGATCCGCACCGGCAGGTCGGCGAAGCGGGGGTCCTCGAGGCGGCGTACGCCAGAGTTCCCGGCGAGCATCGCCTCCCAGGTCGTGGACGCGTCACCACCGAGCGGGTTGGTGGTGCCGAGGCCCGTGACGACGACGCGGATGCGCTGGTTCTTGGTCATCGTGACCTCAGGCCGCCGCGCGGGCGCGCTCGATGTAGGCCACCGCGTCGCCGACCGTCTTGAGGTTCTTGACCTCCTCGTCCGGGATCTTCACGCCGAACTGCTCCTCGGCCTCGACGACGACCTCGACCATCGACAGCGAGTCGACGTCCAGGTCGTCGGTGAACGACTTGTCCAGCTGGACGTCGTCGGCGCTGATGCCGGCGACCTCGTTGACGATGTCCGCAAGCGCGGCGCGGATCTCTTCGGTGCTCATCTGTTCTCCTTCGTGGTGGTTGGGTGAAGCTGGGCAGGGAGGGCCGTCAGGGGAGGGTGACGACCTGCGCGGCGTACGAGAGGCCGGCGCCGAACGCCACGAGCAGCGCGCGGTCACCGGGGCGGGCGTCGCCGTCGGCGATCATCCGGTCCAGCGCCAGCGGGATCGACGCGGCGGAGGTGTTGCCGGCGTCGACGATGTCACGGGCGATGCGGACCGTGTCGGGCAGGCTCATCGCCCGCGCCATCGCGTCGGTGATGCGGTTGTTGGCCTGGTGCGGCACGAAGAGGTCGAGCTCGTCGAGTCCGACGCCGGCGCGGTCGAGCGCCTGGAGGGCGACCTTGGCCATCGAGTACGACGCCCAGCGGAACACCTCGCGACCCTGCATGGTGAGCGTCGGCTCGCCGGGTCCGATCGAGCGGATCAGGTCGTACTGCTCGCCGTCGGAGCCCCACACGACGGGACCGATGCCGGCGGACTCCGTCGGTCCGACGACGACCGCACCCGCACCGTCGGCGAAGATGAACGCGGTGCCGCGGTCGTGCGGGTCGGTGATGTCGCTGAGTTTCTCGACGCCGATGACCACGACGTGGCGGGCGCTGCCCCCGCGCACCAGGTCGGCAGCGACGGCGACGCCGTGGCAGAAGCCGGCGCACGCGGCGGAGACGTCGAACGCCGCCGCCTGGTCGGTGCCGAGCTCGAAGGCGATCCGCGCGGCGGCGCTCGGCGTGGCCAGCGGGTGGCTCACGGTCGCGACGATCACGCAATCGACCTGCTGGGGGTCGAGTCCGGCGCGCTCCACCGCGGTGCGCGCGGCAGCGGTGCCCATGGACACGACGGACTCGTCGGGCCCTGCGATGCGGCGCTCGCGGATGCCCGAGCGCTGCTGGATCCACTCGTCGGTGGAGTCGATCGCGTCGACGATCTCGGAGTTGGGGACGATCCGCGCCGGCCGGTAGGAGCCGACCCCGAGGAGACCGGGCTCGCTCATGCGGCGCCGTCCGGGTAGACGCGCAGCAGTGGCTGGCCCGGCGCGACAGGGTCGCCGTCCTCGACCAGCCACTCGACGACGTGGCCGCCGTGGGCTGCGGTGACGGTGATCCGGTCGCGCAGGCTGGCGACGTCGCCGATCGTCACGCCCGCGGGCAGCAGGCCGGTGTCGGCGACGGCGGCGTCGCGGTGGAAGACGCCCTTGGCCGGCGAGACGACCATGCGCCACGTGGGGGAGGAGTCGATCGGTGACTCCTCGCCGTGCCGGTCACAGAACGCGCGGGCGTCGTCGAGCTGGTCGGGGGTGCTGAGCGCGAAGGTCTCGACGGCGTGGCCGGCCGAGCGGAAGTAGCGCTTCGCGATGCCGGTGAGCGTGCCGGCCGGCGGGACCTCGAGAATGCCGGTGACGCCGAGGTCGACCATCGCCTCCAGGCAGAGGTCCCAGCGCACCGGACGCGCGATCTGGCCCACGATCCGGCGCAGCACGTCCTTGCCGTCGTGCACGACCTGGCCGTCGCGGTTCGAGAGGACCGGTGTGCGGGGGTCGTGGACGGAGACGGCCCGGGCCAGGGACGCCACGTGCTCGACCGCGGGCTCCATGTGGGAGGTGTGGAACGCGCCGGCGACCGAGAGCGGGCGGAGCCGGGCGCCTTCCGGCGGGCCGTCGGCGAGCGCGTCGAGCTGCTCGCGCGTGCCGGCGGCCACCACCTGGCCCGGGCCGTTGTCGTTGGCGGCGGTGAGGCCGTGCCGCTCGAGCGTGGCGAGCACCTCGGCGCGGTCGCCGCCCAGCACCGCGGTCATCCCGGTGGGAGTGGCGGCCGCGGCCTCGGCCATCGCGCGGCCGCGCTCGCGCACGAGCACCATCGCCTGCTCTGCGGTGATCACCCGCGCGCCCGCGGCGGCGGTGATCTCACCGACGCTGTGCCCCGTCACGGCGCCGATGCGCGCGAACGCGTCGGCGGGGTGGGGGAAGAGCTCGAGCGCCGTGACCAGCCCGGCGGCCACGAGCAGCGGCTGGGCGATCCGGGTGTCGCGGATCTCCTCCTCGCCGGCGGCCGTGCCGTAGTGGGCGAGGTCGAGCCCGGCAACGGTCGAGAGCCAGTGGAGCCGCGACTCGAAGATCGGCTCGGCGAGCCAGGGCGCGAGGAAGCCGGGAGTCTGGGCTCCCTGGCCGGGGGCGACGATAACGAGCACGGGATCCAGCCTGCCGCGCCGGTGGCACGCATCGCGCGTGCGGGTGGAACGAAACTCGCGGCGCGAGGTTTGTGAGGTTCCTACAAACGCGTCTCTTCCTGCCGGCCGAGGGCGAGGGCGATCTGGAGCGTGAGCGCGTCGCGAGGCTGGCCGGGCGTCAGGCCGGTGAGGTCGGCCACCTGTCCGAGCCGGTAGCGAACGGTGTTGGCGTGCACGAAGAGGGCCCGCGAGGTGGCCTCGATGCCGCCGCCGTTCGCGAAGTACGCCGTCAGCGTCTCGACGAGGGTGCCGCGGGCGTCGGCGAGCGGGCGATAGATCTGCCCGACCATGTGCTCGAGCGCCGTGGGGTCGCCGGCGAGCACGCGCTCGGGCAGGAGATCACCGCTGCAGACCGGTCGTGGCGCGTCGGGCCAGCCGGCCGCCGCGCGCAGGCCGGCCTGGGCCGAGGCGGCCGAGACGTGGGCGTGGCCGAGGTCGGGCACGACGGGTCCGATGACCACCGGCCCGCCGTCGAAGAACTCCACGACCCGTTTGCCGGCCTTCTCGGCGTCGCTGATGCCGCCGAGGATCACGACCAGCAGGTGACCCTGGACGGCACACAGCGCGTCCATCCCGACGTCGCGCGCGGCGCGGCGTACGGCGTCGAACACGCCCGCCTCGCTCTGGCCCTCGGGTGCCGCGCCCAGGATCACGGCGACGTCGCCGCGGGCGCTCCAGCCCACCGCGCTCGCCCGGGAGAGGACGGCCTCGTCGGTCTCGTCGCGCAGGACCGAGTCGACCACCAGGGCCTCGAGCCGCGCGTCCCAGGCGCCACGCATCTCGGCGGCCCGCGCGTAGACCTCCGCGGTGGCGAACGCGAGCTCCCGGCCGTAACGGAGCACGGCCGCGTGCACGTCGGCGGCGTCCTCCGGCGGAAGCACGTCGTCGAGGCTGTGCTCGACGACGTCGATGGAGAGCCGGACCAGGTCGACGGTCTGCTCCAGGGAGATCACCCCCGCCATCGCCCTCGGCGCGGCGCCGAACACCGCGCTCGCGAGCTGGGACGCCGGCGGCGTGCTGCCGCTGTCGGCGTACCAGTCGACGAAGCTCTTCACGCCGGCCTGGACGATCAGCCCGACGTACGAGCGCGCCTCGGCGCTCAGCGCGGCGAACCAGGGCAGCTCGGCGTCCATCCGCGTGGTCGCCGCGGTGCTCAACCGGCCCGATGCCCGGCGCAGCTGGGTGGTGGCCCGGCGGCGCGGATCCTTCGTCGACACCCCACAAGTCTAGGGGTCTCGCACGCGACACCGACCGGCAGCGGCGTGGCGGGTGCCACGGCGACGCTCAGGACCACGTGGTTGAATCGCGAATCACCATCAGCGGGGAAGGGGCTGGAGATGGACGAGCCGCAGTTCGTGACCGTGCACGGCCACCGCCGCGCCTACGTCAAGCGGGGCAACGGCCCGGCGCTCCTGCTCCTGCACGGGCTCGCGTGCGACCACACCACCTGGGCGCCGGTCGTGGACCGATTGGCCGAGCGGTTCACCGTGATCGCGCCGGACTTCCTCGGCCACGGCCGCTCCGACAAGCCGCGCGCCGACTACACCG
Proteins encoded in this region:
- a CDS encoding beta-ketoacyl-[acyl-carrier-protein] synthase family protein, which encodes MTKNQRIRVVVTGLGTTNPLGGDASTTWEAMLAGNSGVRRLEDPRFADLPVRIAGTAAVDPTEVIERVRARRLDRSSQLALVAATEAWRDSGLDVPQQAGDLDGERVGVAMASGIGGVQTLLTNYDAMLEKGPRRVSPLAVPMLMANAPAATISLEIGARAAVNTPVSACASGNEAIALAADQIRLGRADVVVAGGTEAAIHPLPMAAFSNMMALSKNEGDPTTVSRPWDTGRDGFVLGEGAGALVLESEEHARARGARIYAEVLGAGITADSHDIAQPDPEGRGGTRAIQRAIEEGELSSADIAHVNAHATSTPQGDVAEGLMLHATLGAHASEVVVTSTKSMTGHLLGGAGALEAVATVLALHHRVSPPTINLDDQDPAVELDIATKVRDLPLGQIAALNNSFGFGGANVAVAFGVS
- a CDS encoding acyltransferase domain-containing protein — protein: MLVIVAPGQGAQTPGFLAPWLAEPIFESRLHWLSTVAGLDLAHYGTAAGEEEIRDTRIAQPLLVAAGLVTALELFPHPADAFARIGAVTGHSVGEITAAAGARVITAEQAMVLVRERGRAMAEAAAATPTGMTAVLGGDRAEVLATLERHGLTAANDNGPGQVVAAGTREQLDALADGPPEGARLRPLSVAGAFHTSHMEPAVEHVASLARAVSVHDPRTPVLSNRDGQVVHDGKDVLRRIVGQIARPVRWDLCLEAMVDLGVTGILEVPPAGTLTGIAKRYFRSAGHAVETFALSTPDQLDDARAFCDRHGEESPIDSSPTWRMVVSPAKGVFHRDAAVADTGLLPAGVTIGDVASLRDRITVTAAHGGHVVEWLVEDGDPVAPGQPLLRVYPDGAA
- a CDS encoding acyl carrier protein, which encodes MSTEEIRAALADIVNEVAGISADDVQLDKSFTDDLDVDSLSMVEVVVEAEEQFGVKIPDEEVKNLKTVGDAVAYIERARAAA
- a CDS encoding beta-ketoacyl-ACP synthase III — translated: MSEPGLLGVGSYRPARIVPNSEIVDAIDSTDEWIQQRSGIRERRIAGPDESVVSMGTAAARTAVERAGLDPQQVDCVIVATVSHPLATPSAAARIAFELGTDQAAAFDVSAACAGFCHGVAVAADLVRGGSARHVVVIGVEKLSDITDPHDRGTAFIFADGAGAVVVGPTESAGIGPVVWGSDGEQYDLIRSIGPGEPTLTMQGREVFRWASYSMAKVALQALDRAGVGLDELDLFVPHQANNRITDAMARAMSLPDTVRIARDIVDAGNTSAASIPLALDRMIADGDARPGDRALLVAFGAGLSYAAQVVTLP
- a CDS encoding helix-turn-helix domain-containing protein — its product is MSTKDPRRRATTQLRRASGRLSTAATTRMDAELPWFAALSAEARSYVGLIVQAGVKSFVDWYADSGSTPPASQLASAVFGAAPRAMAGVISLEQTVDLVRLSIDVVEHSLDDVLPPEDAADVHAAVLRYGRELAFATAEVYARAAEMRGAWDARLEALVVDSVLRDETDEAVLSRASAVGWSARGDVAVILGAAPEGQSEAGVFDAVRRAARDVGMDALCAVQGHLLVVILGGISDAEKAGKRVVEFFDGGPVVIGPVVPDLGHAHVSAASAQAGLRAAAGWPDAPRPVCSGDLLPERVLAGDPTALEHMVGQIYRPLADARGTLVETLTAYFANGGGIEATSRALFVHANTVRYRLGQVADLTGLTPGQPRDALTLQIALALGRQEETRL